ATTGGGAAtaagtatatttttttccgaatttagttttatttttccggttTTCCTAGAATTTTCACACACTCTAGATTTCCTTATATTTCCAAAATGTGAACCTAGTAATAGgtaataatttctttaaaaaaccgCTTCGAAATTATCGGATTTAAGAAACTTCTCCGGAGGGCAGCTTTTGATAGGTTGGTGTATCAGAAGAAAGTCGATCCTGCAGACAATCGGAAAGGATAAATCGGATAGATGCAATAGATGCCGGAGctgaacaaaaattttgtaccgtcaaaaattttttttgcctttaaTTTAATGTCTCAATTATACGTTTAGGTATttgtaatcaaatttgaattgatttaaaataatttttttttcaaacaaaagttttgacattcaaaacaaaagaaattaacgTCAAGAATGCGCCAATTCAATTTACCGATAGACAGAGATCGATACACTGCCAGGTGGCTGGCAGGAGGCCGGCAGGTAAGATGAGTGGTTGGGCAATCTTATAACATTTTCCGAAAAGGCAAAATCCTTCAAGTTGTTGGATCAGCATTCGTCGAGTctatttttcacctttttttctttactcagAAAACAGAAGACTCAGATTGACCtgttgtaaattttaaaaaaatgtgaattaaGATGCAgttttctttcgaaaaaatgtgttgcgaCAACCGTGTTATTGGTAATTGGAAAACTTGTTTCATGTCTGCTGTCGAATCGGTATTTAGAGTTTGTTGGGaagttttgttattattattactgctGATGCCATTGCTTTCTTTAGCACTAGCAGATTGATGgaggtttcttttcttgggaATTATACGGGAAACTTTTTCACAGGCCGACATGAAGGGGCTCAATCGTGGGAACTTTTGTTTCAGCATTTTCCAAACGCTCGGCTTACagacgaagatgatgaaaatgaaaatgggcaAAATGATGTTGAATATGTCGGTGACCAGGGCACTTTCGAAACTGGAATCCgctaaaaaagtaataatttcgGTTGTCCACGGAACACCCATCAACAAGAAGAGACTCAGGATCACTTTAAATCTGTAATTAGAAGTGACACATCAATTAATGATTAGTTTGCAATCATCAATGTAATTATGGCTACGAATAATAAATACCTTTGGCCATTATGCGAAAGGTTAGTCACCTGCGATGATTCGGAACTTCTCTGGTAAAAATTTAACGCAGCCCAAACGAACATGAAAACGTTGGCAGCAATCATGACCATCATCGGAGCGTACAGATATACAATTAATGGTCCTCTATGTTTATCTGGTAATGAAAAAGTATAATTCAATGATTGGTTTATTGTATGATGATTATGTGTGTATAACTTACGATTAAACCAGCAGTACAATTTTGAAGCCAATCCTGGTTTAATGATGTCGTCTGGCACATCGCTGTGCTGGAGGATTTGTCCGACAACCACGACAATGAATGGAATACCCCATCCGTAAAGGGAGGAATAGAAAAACTGCTCACCCAATACGAATGTGCGAGTCGGAAGACTGATGTAACTGGAATATGAGACAAAGCTGATTTAGTTCTAATAAATCCCAGATAAACCCGTGtcaataaaagaatttaaaaataattatttacctAAGCATCCGCCAAACTCCGTAGCACAAGACGTTTAGCCAAGAAAAACTGGCGATATAGGCAAAATGCAATGAAATTgctgcagaaaaaaaagaatttttaaattaataattctaCATTACAAAAATGGAATTGTGAAATCAAATCGATTTACCTAACGTTGAACAAAGACCGGGCGGCATATCGCTGCCTCTCACGAGCATCAGAATGGCATGAAAAACGTTCGTGACTGTCATGGAGGCCAAGTAACACATGACGACAACGCCGTGGAGGTTGCGCATTTTTGGCAGAATTGCATAAACCAATAAGGTAGCCACCAGAAATACCGTGGCAAAAAGATTCAAACATCCAAATAGAAACGCGCCTTTGGAATCTTCTCCTTGCTCAGGAAAACACACTAAAGCCACTAGTTTCTTAAATAAGAAATGCAATTAGGGTTTACTTCATTTGAATCCCATTTATAACTAAATTTCTCACAATGTCTTCACCGTCAACTACATTATTTTCAATGCAATACTGGTCAGTTTTCTCGACGGGTAGATTTTCTAAATGAAGAACAATCTGGCCGTCGTGCCTTATCGAGAAATCTAATTGTTTATCTCGTGGAAGTTTACCGCATTTTATTCCGAGTCCGCCACgggtagaaaaagaattggcgtCGATTGGTTCATTTTTTGGGTTACGCAAAAGTGACAAATTAAACGGTACAGGATGCGGCTCACATATTGAAATTGGCCACAGATCATGATAATGTTTCGTGACCATGGCCATTTCGGGAGGGCAACACTTTCGAATGCATACCGACTCACTGCAAGGATGAGGGACGCAATAACGAGCCACAAAATGTCCAGGCGATGTTGAATAATTTTCGTCTTCTACTCTGTTGATGCAAAATTCATTGGACTCCAACCGTTTGTTACCAACGAATAAGGTGCCGTTTTCCAGTTGAAAATCTTCCGTGGTGTGACTCACGTAGCCAACCGGACAATCAGTCAAACCGTCGTTAGGATCCTCGAACGAATAATTTGGAAACGACTTGGTGTACAAAGTTGAGACAAAATTTGGCACGCACTGATCCAATCCTGTCAGGTATGTAGTCCCACTTTTGCAGCACCGGATCTTCTCGTCGAATAAAATTTCTCGTAGGGTTGACGAATTTCCTTGGATTTCTAAAACAGTTCGATTTTCACTTGTGGCTGTGGCAAACCAAGCGATAAAAGTGAAAATCACTACGGGAGTGTAGTTCATGGTCACAACAGGACAGCACGATTGGTTGAGCTAAAACTCGACAATTTGGACGACAAGAATTTTCATTGAACCAAGTTGTTTCCTCTGCGTTGGATACTGCGACGTGAATCATGAGTTCTGCACCTgggagtaaaacaaaagaagaaagttaaaATATCATACGATAGTTGGCATTTAAACACAGATGTCGAACAGCGAACACTTAATCAACCATTAAATTTGCCATCACTGAAACTAAGAATTAACTA
The window above is part of the Daphnia pulex isolate KAP4 chromosome 3, ASM2113471v1 genome. Proteins encoded here:
- the LOC124190929 gene encoding probable G-protein coupled receptor Mth-like 3 isoform X2 — its product is MNYTPVVIFTFIAWFATATSENRTVLEIQGNSSTLREILFDEKIRCCKSGTTYLTGLDQCVPNFVSTLYTKSFPNYSFEDPNDGLTDCPVGYVSHTTEDFQLENGTLFVGNKRLESNEFCINRVEDENYSTSPGHFVARYCVPHPCSESVCIRKCCPPEMAMVTKHYHDLWPISICEPHPVPFNLSLLRNPKNEPIDANSFSTRGGLGIKCGKLPRDKQLDFSIRHDGQIVLHLENLPVEKTDQYCIENNVVDGEDIKLVALVCFPEQGEDSKGAFLFGCLNLFATVFLVATLLVYAILPKMRNLHGVVVMCYLASMTVTNVFHAILMLVRGSDMPPGLCSTLAISLHFAYIASFSWLNVLCYGVWRMLSYISLPTRTFVLGEQFFYSSLYGWGIPFIVVVVGQILQHSDVPDDIIKPGLASKLYCWFNHKHRGPLIVYLYAPMMVMIAANVFMFVWAALNFYQRSSESSQVTNLSHNGQRFKVILSLFLLMGVPWTTEIITFLADSSFESALVTDIFNIILPIFIFIIFVCKPSVWKMLKQKFPRLSPFMSACEKVSRIIPKKRNLHQSASAKESNGISSNNNNKTSQQTLNTDSTADMKQVFQLPITRSLSSVF
- the LOC124190929 gene encoding G-protein coupled receptor Mth2-like isoform X5 — encoded protein: MNYTPVVIFTFIAWFATATSENRTVLEIQGNSSTLREILFDEKIRCCKSGTTYLTGLDQCVPNFVSTLYTKSFPNYSFEDPNDGLTDCPVGYVSHTTEDFQLENGTLFVGNKRLESNEFCINRVEDENYSTSPGHFVARYCVPHPCSESVCIRKCCPPEMAMVTKHYHDLWPISICEPHPVPFNLSLLRNPKNEPIDANSFSTRGGLGIKCGKLPRDKQLDFSIRHDGQIVLHLENLPVEKTDQYCIENNVVDGEDIKLVALVCFPEQGEDSKGAFLFGCLNLFATVFLVATLLVYAILPKMRNLHGVVVMCYLASMTVTNVFHAILMLVRGSDMPPGLCSTLAISLHFAYIASFSWLNVLCYGVWRMLSYISLPTRTFVLGEQFFYSSLYGWGIPFIVVVVGQILQHSDVPDDIIKPGLASKLYCWFNHKHRGPLIVYLYAPMMVMIAANVFMFVWAALNFYQRSSESSQI